The following are from one region of the Paracoccus sp. S3-43 genome:
- a CDS encoding phage terminase large subunit family protein: MYAPTSTNSPRSGPTSGDDDALTDFDGAGEILRAWGNGLRPDPDLTVSEWADRHRMLSGRASAEPGRYRTVRTPYMREIMDRLSPGDPTQRIVFMKAAQVGATEAGNNWIGFAIHQAPGPMLAVQPTVELAKRNSRQRIDPLIDESPELRERVKPARSRDAGNTMLSKEFAGGILIMTGANSAVGLRSTPARYIFLDEVDAYPASADEEGDPVTLAETRSLTFAHRRKVLLVSTPTIRGLSRIEREYEASDQRRYFVPCPHCGAMQWLKFDRLRWQKGRPETAEYHCEGCDAAIAEHHKTAMLEGGEWRATAAAADPTTVGYHLSALYSPIGWLSWERIVRAWDAAQGSDEAIKAFRNTILGETWVETGEAPDWQRLYDRRERWTSGTVPAGGLFLTAGADVQKDRIEVDVWAWGRGLESWLVDHVVIEGGPDRHDAWSELTALLDKSWPHERGAHLRIARLAIDTGYEAPAVYSWSRAQGFAQVSPVKGVEGFNRSSPVSGPTFVDATEGGKRLRRGARLWTVAVSTFKAETYRFLRLARPTDEEMADGAAFPPGSVHLPHWVENEWLKQFVAEQLVTVRTKRGFARLEWQKLRERNEALDCRVYARAAAWIAGADRWSEAKWRDLEDQLGAAPTDTDPAGQINRPGQAPQSKRRSDWLGRRGGWF, translated from the coding sequence ATGTACGCGCCCACCTCGACGAACTCGCCGAGGTCCGGCCCGACTTCAGGTGATGATGATGCACTGACGGACTTCGACGGCGCGGGCGAGATCCTGCGCGCCTGGGGCAACGGGTTGCGGCCCGACCCGGACCTGACCGTCTCGGAATGGGCGGACCGGCACCGCATGCTCTCGGGCCGCGCCTCGGCCGAGCCCGGGCGATACCGCACGGTGCGCACGCCCTACATGCGCGAGATCATGGACCGGCTGTCGCCCGGCGATCCCACGCAGCGGATCGTGTTCATGAAGGCGGCGCAGGTCGGTGCGACCGAGGCGGGCAACAACTGGATCGGGTTCGCCATCCACCAGGCGCCGGGTCCGATGCTGGCCGTCCAGCCGACGGTGGAACTGGCCAAGCGCAACTCGCGCCAGCGGATCGACCCGCTCATCGACGAGAGCCCCGAGCTGCGGGAGCGGGTGAAGCCCGCCCGGTCGCGCGACGCGGGCAACACGATGCTGTCCAAGGAATTCGCGGGCGGTATCCTGATCATGACCGGGGCGAACTCGGCGGTCGGGCTGCGGTCCACCCCGGCGCGGTACATCTTCCTCGACGAGGTCGACGCCTATCCGGCGTCCGCCGACGAGGAAGGCGATCCGGTGACGCTGGCCGAGACGCGGTCGCTGACCTTCGCCCATCGCCGCAAGGTGCTCCTGGTCTCGACACCGACGATCCGGGGGCTGAGCCGCATCGAGCGGGAATACGAGGCGAGCGATCAGCGGCGGTACTTCGTGCCGTGCCCGCATTGTGGAGCGATGCAGTGGCTGAAGTTCGACCGGCTGCGCTGGCAGAAGGGCCGCCCGGAGACGGCGGAGTATCACTGCGAGGGCTGCGACGCGGCAATCGCGGAGCACCACAAGACGGCCATGCTGGAGGGCGGCGAATGGCGGGCGACAGCCGCCGCCGCCGATCCGACCACGGTCGGGTATCACCTCTCGGCGCTCTACTCGCCGATCGGCTGGCTGAGCTGGGAGCGGATCGTGCGGGCATGGGACGCGGCGCAGGGGTCGGACGAGGCGATCAAGGCGTTTCGGAACACCATCCTCGGTGAGACATGGGTCGAAACCGGCGAAGCCCCAGACTGGCAGCGGCTCTACGACCGGCGCGAGCGTTGGACGTCCGGCACGGTGCCAGCGGGCGGGTTGTTCCTGACCGCCGGGGCCGACGTGCAGAAGGACCGGATCGAGGTCGATGTCTGGGCCTGGGGCCGTGGCTTGGAAAGCTGGCTCGTCGACCATGTCGTGATCGAGGGCGGGCCGGATCGGCACGATGCGTGGTCGGAGCTGACCGCGCTTCTGGACAAAAGCTGGCCGCACGAACGGGGCGCGCATCTCAGGATCGCGCGGCTCGCCATCGACACCGGCTACGAGGCCCCGGCGGTCTATTCCTGGTCGCGAGCGCAGGGGTTTGCACAGGTGTCGCCGGTCAAGGGCGTCGAGGGCTTCAACCGCTCGAGCCCGGTGTCGGGGCCGACCTTCGTCGACGCGACCGAGGGCGGCAAACGCCTGCGGCGCGGGGCGCGGCTCTGGACCGTGGCGGTGTCGACCTTCAAGGCCGAGACCTACCGCTTCCTGCGGTTGGCGCGGCCGACCGACGAGGAGATGGCCGACGGGGCGGCGTTCCCGCCCGGGTCGGTGCATCTGCCGCACTGGGTCGAGAACGAATGGCTGAAGCAGTTCGTCGCCGAGCAACTGGTGACGGTGCGCACCAAGCGCGGCTTCGCCCGGCTGGAATGGCAGAAGCTGCGCGAGCGCAACGAGGCCTTGGATTGCCGGGTCTATGCCCGCGCCGCCGCCTGGATCGCGGGCGCGGACCGCTGGTCTGAGGCGAAATGGCGCGATCTCGAGGATCAGCTCGGGGCGGCCCCCACCGACACCGATCCGGCCGGGCAGATCAACCGACCGGGACAGGCCCCGCAAAGCAAGCGCCGCTCCGACTGGCTCGGACGGCGCGGAGGATGGTTCTGA
- a CDS encoding AbrB/MazE/SpoVT family DNA-binding domain-containing protein yields the protein MAETATLSSKFQISIPKAIRAAQHWEAGLTFAFIPKGTGVLLVPVPKREALKGLARGASAADYRDRTDRFS from the coding sequence ATGGCCGAGACCGCGACCCTGTCTTCGAAGTTCCAGATCTCGATCCCCAAGGCGATCCGGGCCGCCCAGCACTGGGAGGCCGGGCTGACCTTTGCCTTCATCCCGAAAGGCACGGGCGTCCTGCTGGTGCCGGTGCCCAAGCGGGAGGCGCTGAAGGGGCTCGCGCGCGGCGCGTCCGCCGCCGATTATCGCGACCGGACGGATCGGTTCTCATGA
- a CDS encoding DUF6441 family protein, whose translation MKLKLDIDPDIVAMMAAEVAAGERAVTAAMREAGTGLKTAWRLQITGAGLGTRLANSIRSQNFPRSGESLDAAALVWSKAPVIVGAHDTGPLIRSKNGFWLAIPLPAAGKSLRGGRITPGEWERRRGLRLRFVYRRTGPSLLVAEGRLNTKGQAVVSRSKTGRGKVTAPIFLLVPQVKLPKRLDLARDADRALDSVPGLIVRNWVEGRFGS comes from the coding sequence ATGAAGCTGAAGCTCGACATCGATCCCGACATCGTCGCGATGATGGCGGCCGAGGTCGCGGCGGGCGAACGCGCCGTGACGGCTGCCATGCGCGAGGCCGGGACCGGGCTGAAGACGGCGTGGCGGCTGCAGATCACCGGCGCGGGGCTCGGCACACGGCTGGCCAACTCGATCCGGAGCCAGAACTTCCCGAGGTCGGGCGAAAGCCTGGACGCGGCAGCATTGGTCTGGTCCAAGGCTCCGGTCATCGTCGGGGCGCATGACACCGGCCCGCTGATCCGCTCGAAGAACGGGTTCTGGCTGGCGATCCCGCTGCCCGCCGCAGGCAAGTCCCTGCGTGGCGGCCGGATCACCCCGGGTGAATGGGAACGGCGACGCGGGCTGCGGCTGCGCTTCGTCTACCGCCGCACCGGACCGAGCCTGCTGGTGGCCGAGGGACGGCTGAACACGAAGGGTCAGGCGGTCGTGTCGCGCTCGAAGACCGGGCGCGGCAAGGTCACCGCGCCGATCTTCCTGCTCGTGCCGCAGGTGAAACTGCCGAAGCGGCTGGACCTCGCGCGGGATGCAGACCGGGCGTTGGATAGCGTGCCGGGGCTGATCGTAAGGAACTGGGTGGAGGGGAGGTTTGGCTCATGA
- a CDS encoding acyl-CoA transferase translates to MPTPRETILAALHARLLALPATALRGEVLPERVPAEGLLILRDGEPGEPEVTLSPLRYHYQHRAEIEAVVQGAARDAAFDTLTASIGAALAADRTLGGLCNWVEAEAPRPVDLPVEGAASLKAAVIPVVLHYSTADPLA, encoded by the coding sequence ATGCCCACACCGCGCGAAACCATCCTCGCCGCACTGCATGCGCGGCTTTTGGCGTTGCCCGCCACCGCGCTCCGCGGCGAGGTGCTGCCCGAGCGCGTGCCGGCCGAGGGGCTGCTGATCCTGCGCGATGGCGAGCCGGGCGAGCCGGAGGTGACGCTGTCGCCCCTGCGCTACCACTACCAGCACCGCGCCGAGATCGAGGCCGTCGTTCAGGGCGCGGCGCGTGACGCCGCCTTCGACACGCTGACGGCCAGCATCGGCGCGGCGCTCGCGGCCGACCGCACGCTGGGCGGGCTCTGCAACTGGGTCGAGGCGGAAGCGCCGAGGCCGGTCGATCTGCCCGTCGAGGGCGCGGCCAGCCTGAAGGCCGCCGTGATCCCGGTGGTCCTGCACTATTCCACGGCCGATCCGCTGGCCTGA
- a CDS encoding prohead protease/major capsid protein fusion protein codes for MDTMIELPAMRRSAELAPNTADADRRTVEVVWSAGARVRRATFFGEPYDEELSLDPAHVRLDRLNAGAPFLKVHELDTLDAVIGSVVPGSARIENGRGIALVRISERADVEPIWRDIQAGHIRAVSIGYQVHRFEVSKPEAARELWRAVDWTPFEVSAVAVGADPAAGFRAQHPLHDCVLHRRDAPSSTKGPIQMTDKTETPARDAATPATTQPTAPVETEDTAMTEPNAAAPDPKVAASETRSQPKTQAAPAPDTEAVATRAREAERDRVSTIYDLAGRLNLERGFAEDLVKRGVSVDESRRLILDQVAAKSDETRTFPHVSVPLGGRDERITRRDAVANALLHRYSPTLFQLEDAARQYRGMTLLELARESLGNAGVNTRGLSRDEVATRALHSTSDFPEILSAVTNKTLRQAYEAYPRTFMLFCRQVLATDFKAMHRVQLGEAPQLLEVGESGEFKRGTLGESKESYKVKTYGRVVAITRQTLINDDLDAFTRIPAMYGNSIAQLESDVVWGIITSNPAMADGNALFHTTHKNLAGTGAALDVGSVGAARAAMAKQTGLDKKTVLNVRPAFLIVPASLELKAEQLVAQNLVPAATSSVVPQSIRTLAPISEPRLDAVSETAWYLAASPNQIDTIEYAYLEGQQGAYIETRNGFDVDGVEIKCRLDFGAKAIDWRGLYKNPGA; via the coding sequence ATGGACACGATGATCGAACTGCCGGCCATGCGCCGGTCGGCGGAGCTTGCGCCGAACACCGCCGATGCCGACAGGCGCACCGTCGAGGTGGTCTGGTCGGCCGGGGCCCGTGTCCGCCGCGCGACCTTCTTCGGCGAGCCCTATGACGAGGAACTGAGCCTCGATCCGGCCCATGTCCGCCTCGACCGGCTGAACGCGGGCGCGCCGTTCCTGAAGGTGCATGAGCTCGACACGCTCGACGCGGTGATCGGTTCGGTCGTGCCGGGCTCGGCGCGGATCGAGAACGGCCGCGGGATCGCGCTGGTACGGATCAGCGAGCGTGCCGATGTCGAGCCGATCTGGCGCGACATCCAGGCCGGGCACATCCGCGCGGTCTCCATCGGCTACCAGGTCCACCGCTTCGAGGTCTCGAAGCCCGAGGCCGCGCGCGAACTCTGGCGGGCGGTGGACTGGACACCCTTCGAGGTCTCCGCCGTCGCCGTCGGCGCCGACCCCGCCGCCGGCTTCCGCGCCCAGCATCCCCTTCACGACTGCGTCCTTCACCGCCGGGACGCCCCTTCAAGCACGAAAGGACCGATCCAGATGACCGACAAGACCGAGACCCCGGCGCGCGACGCCGCAACCCCCGCCACCACCCAGCCGACCGCGCCGGTCGAAACCGAGGATACCGCCATGACCGAGCCGAATGCGGCTGCGCCCGACCCGAAGGTCGCCGCCAGCGAGACCCGCAGCCAGCCGAAGACGCAGGCCGCTCCCGCGCCCGACACCGAAGCCGTCGCGACCCGCGCACGCGAGGCCGAGCGTGACCGCGTCTCCACCATCTACGATCTGGCCGGGCGGCTGAACCTCGAGCGCGGCTTTGCCGAGGATCTGGTCAAGCGCGGCGTCAGCGTCGACGAATCCCGCCGCCTGATCCTCGATCAGGTCGCGGCTAAGTCCGACGAGACCCGGACCTTCCCGCATGTCTCCGTCCCGCTCGGCGGTAGGGACGAGCGCATCACCCGCCGTGACGCGGTGGCGAATGCGCTGCTGCACCGCTACAGCCCGACGCTGTTCCAGCTGGAGGACGCCGCCCGGCAGTATCGTGGCATGACGCTGCTGGAACTGGCCCGCGAAAGCCTCGGCAATGCCGGAGTCAACACGCGGGGCCTGTCGCGCGACGAGGTGGCGACGCGGGCGCTGCACTCGACCTCTGACTTCCCCGAGATCCTGTCGGCGGTCACCAACAAGACCCTGCGTCAGGCCTACGAGGCCTATCCGCGCACCTTCATGCTGTTCTGCCGCCAGGTGCTCGCCACCGACTTCAAGGCGATGCACCGGGTCCAGCTCGGCGAGGCGCCGCAACTGCTGGAAGTGGGCGAGAGCGGCGAGTTCAAGCGCGGGACGCTCGGCGAGAGCAAGGAGAGCTACAAGGTCAAGACCTATGGCCGGGTGGTCGCGATCACCCGTCAGACGCTGATCAACGACGATCTCGACGCCTTCACCCGGATCCCGGCGATGTATGGCAACTCCATCGCGCAGCTGGAGTCGGATGTGGTCTGGGGGATCATCACTTCGAACCCGGCGATGGCCGACGGCAACGCGCTGTTCCACACCACCCACAAGAACCTCGCCGGCACCGGCGCGGCGCTCGATGTCGGCAGCGTCGGTGCGGCGCGCGCTGCGATGGCCAAGCAGACGGGGCTCGACAAGAAGACGGTGCTGAACGTCCGTCCGGCCTTCCTGATCGTCCCCGCCTCGCTGGAACTGAAGGCCGAGCAGCTGGTCGCCCAGAACCTCGTGCCCGCCGCAACGTCCAGCGTGGTGCCGCAGTCGATCCGCACGCTGGCGCCGATCAGCGAGCCGCGCCTCGACGCCGTCAGTGAGACCGCCTGGTACCTGGCGGCCAGCCCGAACCAGATCGACACCATCGAGTACGCCTATCTCGAGGGTCAGCAGGGCGCCTACATCGAGACGCGCAACGGCTTCGACGTCGACGGCGTCGAGATCAAGTGCCGCCTCGACTTCGGCGCCAAGGCCATCGACTGGCGCGGCCTCTACAAGAACCCGGGCGCATAA
- a CDS encoding phage tail tube protein — protein sequence MARAQGARALMALAFETTYGTPPASGFTRMPFASTSLGAEQPLLNSELLGYGRDPLAPIKDAVTADGDVVVPLDAEAFGFWLKAAFGAPTTTGAEAPYSHEFQSGSWTLPSMSIETGMPEVPRYAMYSGCVLDQITWQMQRSGLLTATARLVAQGESVGTNTSAGTPAALELKRFGHFNGAITRNGTALGNVVSAEITYANNLDRIETIRSDGRIDGADPSIAALTGRIEVRFADQTLVTQAINGEACEMEFAYVLPSGESFTFTVHAVYLPRPRIEISGPQGVQATFDWQAARDSVVGRMCTATLVNDVETY from the coding sequence ATGGCACGAGCCCAGGGGGCGCGGGCGCTGATGGCGCTTGCATTCGAGACGACCTATGGGACGCCGCCCGCCAGCGGCTTCACCCGCATGCCCTTCGCCAGCACGTCGCTCGGCGCGGAACAGCCTCTGCTGAACTCGGAGCTCTTGGGCTACGGCCGTGATCCGCTGGCGCCGATCAAGGACGCGGTCACGGCGGACGGCGATGTCGTGGTGCCGCTCGACGCCGAGGCCTTCGGCTTCTGGCTGAAGGCCGCCTTCGGCGCACCGACGACCACGGGCGCGGAGGCCCCGTACAGCCACGAGTTCCAGTCAGGGTCCTGGACGCTGCCCTCGATGTCGATCGAGACTGGCATGCCCGAGGTGCCGCGCTACGCGATGTATTCCGGCTGCGTGCTCGATCAGATCACCTGGCAGATGCAGCGCTCGGGCCTGTTGACTGCCACCGCGCGGCTGGTGGCGCAGGGCGAGAGTGTGGGCACGAACACCAGCGCCGGAACGCCCGCCGCGCTGGAGCTGAAACGCTTCGGTCATTTCAACGGCGCGATCACGCGGAATGGCACCGCGCTTGGGAACGTGGTCTCGGCCGAGATCACCTATGCCAACAATCTCGACCGGATCGAGACCATCCGCTCGGACGGTCGCATCGACGGTGCGGACCCGTCCATCGCCGCGCTGACCGGCCGGATCGAGGTGCGCTTCGCCGACCAGACGCTGGTGACGCAGGCGATCAATGGCGAGGCCTGCGAGATGGAATTCGCCTACGTCCTGCCGTCCGGCGAGAGCTTCACCTTCACCGTGCACGCCGTCTACCTGCCGCGCCCGCGCATCGAGATCTCCGGGCCGCAAGGCGTGCAGGCGACCTTCGACTGGCAGGCGGCGCGCGACAGCGTGGTCGGCCGGATGTGCACAGCCACCCTCGTGAATGATGTGGAGACCTACTGA
- a CDS encoding type II toxin-antitoxin system VapC family toxin produces the protein MILVDTSAWIEWLIGSPTGEKLAEQLPEQAEWLVPTVVQLELAKWLTREVGEDKADQVIAFTQVCHVVPLDTEIALAAAESCREHKLATADAIIFATARAQGATLLTCDAHFQGLPGVTLIEKIRA, from the coding sequence ATGATCCTCGTCGACACGTCGGCGTGGATCGAATGGCTGATCGGCTCGCCGACCGGCGAGAAGCTGGCCGAGCAGCTGCCCGAACAGGCCGAATGGCTCGTGCCGACCGTGGTCCAGCTGGAGCTGGCGAAATGGCTGACCCGCGAGGTCGGCGAGGACAAGGCGGATCAGGTGATCGCCTTCACGCAGGTCTGCCATGTGGTGCCGCTCGACACCGAGATCGCGCTGGCGGCGGCGGAGTCGTGCCGGGAGCACAAGCTCGCGACTGCCGACGCGATCATCTTCGCAACCGCCCGCGCACAGGGCGCGACGCTCCTGACCTGCGACGCACATTTCCAGGGACTGCCCGGCGTCACGCTGATCGAGAAGATCAGGGCTTGA
- a CDS encoding DUF2190 family protein: protein MKNYVQPGNTITLTAPYAVASGDGLLVGSIFGIAAGAAALGDPVETALTGVFDITKVGSQAWTVGAKVYWDDTNKRCTTVATDNTLIGVAVEAVASGAGDTIGRVRLNATF from the coding sequence ATGAAAAACTACGTCCAGCCCGGCAACACCATCACCCTGACCGCGCCCTATGCCGTCGCCTCCGGCGATGGCCTGCTCGTCGGCTCCATCTTCGGCATCGCGGCTGGCGCCGCCGCCCTCGGCGATCCCGTCGAGACCGCGCTCACCGGCGTCTTCGACATCACCAAGGTCGGCTCGCAGGCCTGGACCGTGGGTGCCAAGGTCTATTGGGACGACACCAACAAGCGCTGCACGACGGTCGCCACCGACAACACCCTCATCGGCGTGGCCGTCGAGGCGGTGGCGAGCGGCGCGGGCGACACCATCGGCCGGGTGCGCCTGAACGCGACGTTCTGA
- a CDS encoding phage portal protein, which translates to MSASWFDHAIATVAPRMAARRVMARQAFETLTRSYDGAARGRRTEGWRATGTSADTEIGVAGALLRDRMRDLVRNNPHAAKAVAVLVNNIIGAGIMPRAASGDDTLDRKVDALFERWTAECDADRQLDFYGLQTLICREMVEAGEVLVRRRLRRASDGLPVPLQLQVLEADFLDATKSGAIGAGRLVQGIEFDPVGKRRAYWLHAEHPGDAYGALQNGLQSRPVPATEIAHVYEKQRTQARGVPWGAPVIRSLRDLDDYEVAELVRKKTEACVTAIVFGDDEAQQGIAPSVVDADGNRVEQFEPGLIAYARGGKDIRFNQPSATGGYGEYKRASLHTISAGFRVPYELLTGDLSQVNYSSIRAGLVEFRRQIDAVQWQLFIPMFCAPVWRWFTEAAWAAGQIPSPIVPVEWSPPKFEAVDPQKDAMANLLSIRSGTMTLAEVIARQGRNPDAVLAEIAATNAKLDALGLVLDSDPRRVTKTGSAQSSDPATDPADDDPSAETDDTDTAQADQQD; encoded by the coding sequence ATGTCGGCGTCCTGGTTCGATCATGCCATCGCCACCGTGGCACCGCGTATGGCCGCCCGCCGCGTGATGGCGCGTCAGGCCTTCGAAACCCTGACGCGGAGCTATGACGGGGCCGCACGCGGGCGTCGCACCGAGGGCTGGCGCGCGACGGGAACCTCCGCCGACACCGAAATCGGCGTCGCTGGGGCGCTGCTACGCGACCGGATGCGGGATCTGGTGCGCAACAACCCGCACGCGGCCAAGGCCGTGGCGGTTCTGGTGAACAACATCATCGGCGCGGGCATCATGCCGCGCGCCGCGAGCGGCGACGACACGCTGGACCGCAAGGTGGATGCGCTCTTCGAACGCTGGACGGCGGAGTGCGACGCCGATCGCCAGCTCGACTTCTATGGCCTGCAAACCCTGATCTGCCGCGAGATGGTCGAAGCTGGCGAGGTGCTGGTGCGCCGCCGCTTGCGCCGCGCAAGCGACGGCCTGCCTGTGCCGCTTCAATTGCAGGTGCTGGAGGCCGACTTCCTCGACGCCACAAAATCCGGCGCCATCGGCGCAGGGCGGCTGGTCCAGGGGATCGAGTTCGACCCGGTCGGCAAGCGCCGCGCCTATTGGCTGCATGCCGAACATCCCGGCGACGCCTATGGCGCCTTGCAGAACGGGTTGCAGAGCCGCCCGGTCCCAGCGACCGAGATCGCCCATGTCTACGAGAAGCAGCGCACGCAGGCGCGCGGCGTTCCCTGGGGCGCGCCGGTGATCCGCAGCTTGCGCGATCTCGACGATTACGAGGTGGCGGAACTCGTTCGCAAGAAGACCGAGGCCTGCGTCACCGCCATCGTGTTCGGCGATGACGAGGCGCAGCAGGGCATCGCGCCCTCCGTGGTCGACGCCGACGGCAACCGGGTCGAGCAGTTCGAACCGGGGCTGATCGCCTATGCGCGGGGCGGCAAGGACATCCGCTTCAACCAGCCCTCGGCCACCGGTGGCTATGGCGAATACAAGCGGGCCAGCCTGCACACCATCTCGGCCGGGTTCCGCGTGCCCTATGAATTGCTGACCGGGGACCTCAGCCAGGTCAACTATTCCTCGATCCGGGCGGGCCTCGTGGAGTTCCGCCGCCAGATCGACGCCGTGCAGTGGCAGTTGTTCATCCCGATGTTCTGCGCGCCGGTGTGGCGATGGTTCACGGAGGCCGCTTGGGCCGCGGGCCAGATCCCGTCGCCGATTGTACCGGTCGAATGGTCGCCGCCGAAGTTCGAGGCGGTCGATCCGCAGAAGGACGCGATGGCGAACCTGCTGTCGATCCGCTCGGGCACCATGACGCTGGCCGAGGTGATCGCCCGGCAGGGCCGCAATCCCGACGCGGTGCTGGCCGAGATCGCTGCGACCAACGCAAAACTCGACGCGCTCGGGCTGGTGCTCGACAGCGATCCGCGGCGGGTGACCAAGACCGGCAGCGCGCAGAGCAGCGATCCGGCGACCGATCCCGCCGACGACGACCCCTCCGCCGAAACGGATGACACCGACACGGCGCAGGCCGACCAACAGGACTGA